The Cetobacterium somerae ATCC BAA-474 DNA segment TCTTTATATCTATTGCATACTCTTCATTTGAAGAAACATAATCGTTTATATTTAGCGGATTTTTATAAAATGATCTAATTTTTTCTATTTCATCTTCTAAATTATTAAATTCATTTAATCTATTAAATCCTTTTTTTAAATATATCAGAGAATATAATAGTGGATTTAAAACTACTAAAAGTACAACTAGACTTATCAAAACCTCTAAATATGTTCCTCCTTTTTTACAATTTTTCATAATTTTTCCTTAATTACAATTAAAATATATGACAAAATTAAAAATGGTCCAAAAGCTATATCTTTATCCAATTTTTTTAAAAAAATATATTTTCCTCCTAAATAAATTAATGGAGTAATAAAACTTATATTTAAAAAAATTAATATATCAAAAAAGGTATTAAATTTTAGAAGAAATCCTAAACTCGTAACTAGCTTTACATCTCCCATTCCTATACATTCCTTATTTAAAATATCACTTCCATA contains these protein-coding regions:
- a CDS encoding prepilin peptidase; this translates as MVKVIVYFFIAIILLEVIIIDVREKIILNKSNLGLLFLGGILGFLEGDLEERILSAALYTLPFILIYGYGSDILNKECIGMGDVKLVTSLGFLLKFNTFFDILIFLNISFITPLIYLGGKYIFLKKLDKDIAFGPFLILSYILIVIKEKL